Sequence from the Streptomyces sp. NBC_00358 genome:
ACCGCGAGATCACCCAGCGGGTGCTGCGCATGTGAGCCCGCGCCGGCCGCCTCCGGCCGGAAACCCGCCGGTTCCGGGCACGCCGTCAACCCGTGTCCCGCCGTCACCCCAGGTCTTACGGAGCCGTGACGTGGTGGGCGTGGTGATGCCGCCGGACCGGGTGGCGGTCCTAGCGTTCGGGTCATGCGTGTACTGGTTACCGGCGGAGCCGGGTTCATCGGAGGTCAGGTCGTCTCGGCGCTGCGCGCGCGGGGGCACGACGCGGTCGTGTTCGACCTGCGGGACGGGCAGGACGTGCGGGACGCCGACGCCGTCGCGGGCGCGCTGAACGGCGTGGACGCGGTGTGCCATCAGGCCGCGATGGTGGGCCTCGGGACCGGGTTCGGCGACGCGGTCGAATACGTGTCGCGCAACGACCTCGGTACGGCCGTGCTGCTCGCCGGGATGGCCGACGCGGGCGTACGACGGCTCGTGCTCGCGGGGTCGATGGTCGTCTACGGGGAGGGGCGGTACACGTGCGAGTGGCACGGGGTGGTGCGGCCGGGGCCGCGGACCGTCGCCGATCTGGACGCGGGGCACTACGAGCCGCGCTGCCCGCGCTGCGGTGAGGAGTTGACGCCGGGCCTGGTGGGCGAGGACGCGCCGGCCGACCCACGCAATGTGTACGCGACGACCAAACTGGCCCAGGAGCATCTCGCGGCGGCGTGGGCCCGGTCGACGGACGGCACCGCGGTGTCGCTGCGCTATCACAACGTCTACGGTCCCGGGATGCCCCGCGACACCCCGTACGCGGGCGTCGCCTCCTTCTTCCGGTCCGCGCTCGCCCGCGGTGAGGCCCCGCGCGTCTTCGAGGACGGCGGCCAGCGACGGGACTTCGTCCACGTGGGCGATGTGGCGGCTGCCAACGTGGCCGCGCTGGAGGCGAGTTCGCCGGACGGCGCCCTCACCGTCTACAACACCGGCAGCGGCGAGCCCCGTACGGTCGGCGAGATGGCGCGCGCGCTGGCGGACGCGTACGGCGGCCCCGAGCCGGTCGTGACCGGGGAGTACCGGCTGGGGGACGTACGGCACATCACCGCGGACTCGGCGCGGCTGCGGGCCGAGCTGGGGTGGAAGGCGGAGATCGCCTTCACCGAGGGAATGCGGGAGTTCGCGACGGCACCGCTGCGCGGGGAGTAGGCCCTCAGCGGCCGGACACCCGGCTCGCGGGCCGGCCACCCGGCCCACGGCCGGACGCCCGGCCACCCTGACGTCCGGGTGGCCGGGCGTCAGTGCGTCCGGGCGTCCGGGCGTCCGGGTGCTGCACGGGTGTCCGCTCACACCCCCGCCATCGGGAGGGTGACCTCGAAGCGGCAGCCGCCGGGAACGTTGTGGACGGCGGCCATGCCCCGGTGGGCCTCGACGATGCCCCGGACGATGGCCAGGCCGAGGCCCGCTCCCGCGGGTGGCGTACGGGCGTGGGTGCCGCGCCAGCCGGTGTCGAAGACGCGCGGCAGGTCCTCCTCCGGGATACCTCCGCAGCCGTCGGTGACGGACAGGACGACGCCCGTGTCCGAGCGTTCGGCGGCGACCGCGACCGTGCCGTCGGCGGGCGTACGGCGGATGGCGTTGACGAGGAGGTTGCCGAGCACGCGGCTCATCTCCTTGCCGTCCACCTCGACCGGCACCTGCTCGATGCGGTTCCCGACCAGACGTACGCCGTGTTCGCGGGCCAGCGGATCCGCTCCCGCGAGCGCGTCACCCACGAGGTCGTACACGGAGACGCGGGAGGGGGACAGGGCCAGGGCGCCCGCGTGGATCCGGGAGAGTTCGAAGAGGTCGCCGACCATGTCGTTGAGGCGTTCGACCTCCGTACGGATCTGGCGCAGATAGCGGTTCGGGTCCGCCGCCACGCCGTCCTCCAGTGCCTCGGACATCGCGCGCAGTCCGGCGAGCGGGGTACGCAGGTCGTGCGAGATCCAGGCCACGAGTTCGCGGCGCGAGGTCTCCAGGGCACGCTCGCGGTCGCGGGACTCGGCCAGCTTGCGACTGGTGGCCGCCAACTCACGGCTGAGCGCGGCGAGTTCGGCGGTAGCCGGACCCTCGGGGGCCGCGAAGTCGCCGCCGTCGCCGAAGGAACGGGCGGCCAGCGTCAGCGCCCTGCTGCGGGCCACCACCCAGCGGCCCAGCAGGAGCGCGGTGGCCAGCGAGACGACGGCCGCCATGGTGATGACCGTCGTGACCACGCTCAGGTCGTGCGGGGACAGGAACATCGCCCACGCCACCGCCAGCGTTCCGGCGAGCATCGCGCAGACGGCCACGGCGGCGACGACCGCGACGGAGGCGGTGAGCGAGCGGCGGCGGAGCAGCCGGAGCGCGCCCGCGCCGAGCAGGCCGGCCGCGGCCGCACCCAGGAAGGCGAACAGGGCCATGACGAGTATGTCGTTCACGAGCGGGCCTCTTCCTCGGGCGTTCTCCCGGGCACGGGGTGGGACGGTCCGGCGGTGGGCAGGGCCGCCGCCGCCGTGTCGTCGAAGCGGTAGCCCACGCCCCACACGGTCTGGATCAGACGGGGTCGCGCGGGGTCGTCCTCGACCTTGCCGCGCAGCCGGCGTACGTGGACGGTGACCGTCGACAGGTCGCCGAAGTCCCAGCCCCACACCTCGCGCATCAGGTCCTCGCGGGCGTACGCCCGTCCGGGGTGCCGCAGGAAGAAGGCGAGGAGGTCGAACTCGCGCAGGGTGAGGGCGAGTTCGGCGCCGTTCTTGGTGGCACGGCGGGCCGACGGGTCGATACCGAGACCGGCCGCGCAGAGCGGGCGCGCGGCGGCCACCGGCCGGCTCCTGCGCAGCACGGACTCGACCCGCAGGACCAGCTCCCGCGGGCTGAACGGCTTGGTGACGTAGTCGTCGGCCCCGACCTCCAGGCCGAGGATCCGGTCGTCCTCGTCGCCGCGCGCGGTGAGCATGATGACCGGCACGGGCCCCTGGGCGCGCAGTCGGCGGCACACCTCCAGGCCGTCCATGCCCGGCAGCATCAGATCGAGCACCACCAGGTCGGGCCGGTGCTCGGCGGCGCGGGTGAGCGCGGCGGGACCGTCCGCGGCGCGGTCCACGAGGTACCCGGCGCGGTCGAGGTACCCGGAGACGACCTCGGCCACGGTCGGGTCGTCGTCCACGACGAGGACCCGGGTGCTCGCGGCGCCAGGGGGCGCGGCCGCCCCTCCGGCAGGACTCGCGACGGGACCCGGACGGGAGCCCGGCCCGTGCCCCGGGTGAGCGTCCGGCGCGAACTCCGGGCGAGGACCGGTCGCGGGCCCCGGGCGACTGCCCGGAGCAGTCCCCGGTTGCGGGCCCGCGGCCGGTCCCGGGCCCCCGGCGGCGCTCGGGGCAGGTCCGGCACCTGGGGATTCGTGCGGTCGATGCATGGATCCAGCGTCCCACCCGGGCCGGTCCGGCACGGCTCGTCGGTACCGACGTCCGAGTTTCGTAAGGACATGAAGTCCGGTATATCCCTTTCGTGTTCGTAAGGTGAAGCCCGTGACGACCTTCCCCGTACCTGACCCGGACGTCGACCTGGTCCTTCCCTGTCTGAACGAGGCCGGCGCCCTGCCCTGGGTGCTCTCCCGGATCCCGCCCGGCTGGCGCGCGCTCGTCGTGGACAACGGTTCCACGGACGGCTCCGCGGAACTGGCCCGCGCGCTCGGCGCGACCGTCGTGCGCGAGGAGCGCCGCGGATTCGGCGCCGCCTGCCACGCCGGGCTGACCGCCGCCACCGCGGACATCGTCTGCTTCTGCGACTGCGACGGCTCCCTCGACCCGGCGCTGCTCCTGCCGTTCGTCGCCGAGGTCCGGGCCGGTGAGTCCGACCTGGTGCTCGGCCGACGCCGTCCGCGGGAGCGCGGCGCCTGGCCGGCGCACGCCCGTGCGGGCAACATCGCGCTGGCCCGGATGCTCCGGCGCCGCACCGGGCTGCGCCTGCACGACCTCGGTCCGCTGCGCGCGGCCCGCCGCGAGGCGCTGCTCGGCCTCGGGCTCACCGACCGGCGCAGCGGCTATCCGCTCCAGATGGTCGTCCGTGCCGCCGACGCCGGGTGGCGCGTCGCCGAGCACGACGTGCCGTATCTGGCGCGCACCGGCGTCTCCAAGGTCACCGGCACCTGGCGCGGTACCTGGCAGGCGGTACGGGACATGCGCCGCGTCCTGGCCGAACCGCCCGCGCCGGTGGCGGCCCCCGTCCCCGCCCCCGTCCAGGCCCCGGACGGCACCCCGGTCCAGGCCCCGGCCCGAACCGGAGTCCGGACCGGAGTTCAGGTCCCCGCCCCGGCGCCGTCCCCGGCTCCGTCCGCGGCGTCGACCCTCGCACCGTCCCGAGGAGGAACCGTCCAGTGAGCGTCACCCTGCTCGTCATCGCCAAGGAACCGCGCCCTGGACGGGTGAAGACCCGGCTCACCCCGCCGTTCACCCCCCAGGAGGCCGCGGCGCTCGCCGAGGCGGCCCTGGTGGACACCCTGCGTACGGTGGCCGCGACGCCCGCGCGGCGCCGGGTCCTGGTACTCGACGGGGCGCCCGGCCCCTGGCTGCCGGCCGGCTTCGACGTCGTACGACAGTGCGCGGGCACTCTGGACGAGCGGCTGGCCGCGGCGTTCGCGGGCTGTGACGGGCCCGCGCTGCTCATCGGCATGGACACCCCCCAGGTGACCCCGGACCTCCTCACGGTGGACTTCGCGGACTGCGACGCGTACTTCGGGCCCGCCGAGGACGGCGGCTTCTGGGCGCTGGGCCTGGCCGAACCCGACCCGGAGCTCCTGCGGGGCGTACCGATGTCGACGCACACGACGGGTGCCGCGCAGCGGGAACGGCTCGTCGGGGCCGGGCTCCGGGTACGGGATCTGCCCCGTCTGCGGGACGTCGACACGGCCGCGGACGCGACGGCGGTCGCCGCGGACGCGCCCACAGGCGTCTTCGCGGCGGAGCTGGGCCGGCTCGGGGCGGCGGCCGCACCGGGCGCCGGACAGGTTCCCCGACCGTCCACCGGCGAGGCCTCGGGATTCGTCGCGGGGCTCAAGGCCGTGCAGGCCGCCGGACTCGCACCCGGGACCGGGACCGGGACCGGCACAGCCGCCACCGCCACCGGCCACGAGATCGGCCCGGTCGCCGGGCG
This genomic interval carries:
- a CDS encoding NAD-dependent epimerase/dehydratase family protein produces the protein MRVLVTGGAGFIGGQVVSALRARGHDAVVFDLRDGQDVRDADAVAGALNGVDAVCHQAAMVGLGTGFGDAVEYVSRNDLGTAVLLAGMADAGVRRLVLAGSMVVYGEGRYTCEWHGVVRPGPRTVADLDAGHYEPRCPRCGEELTPGLVGEDAPADPRNVYATTKLAQEHLAAAWARSTDGTAVSLRYHNVYGPGMPRDTPYAGVASFFRSALARGEAPRVFEDGGQRRDFVHVGDVAAANVAALEASSPDGALTVYNTGSGEPRTVGEMARALADAYGGPEPVVTGEYRLGDVRHITADSARLRAELGWKAEIAFTEGMREFATAPLRGE
- a CDS encoding sensor histidine kinase — its product is MALFAFLGAAAAGLLGAGALRLLRRRSLTASVAVVAAVAVCAMLAGTLAVAWAMFLSPHDLSVVTTVITMAAVVSLATALLLGRWVVARSRALTLAARSFGDGGDFAAPEGPATAELAALSRELAATSRKLAESRDRERALETSRRELVAWISHDLRTPLAGLRAMSEALEDGVAADPNRYLRQIRTEVERLNDMVGDLFELSRIHAGALALSPSRVSVYDLVGDALAGADPLAREHGVRLVGNRIEQVPVEVDGKEMSRVLGNLLVNAIRRTPADGTVAVAAERSDTGVVLSVTDGCGGIPEEDLPRVFDTGWRGTHARTPPAGAGLGLAIVRGIVEAHRGMAAVHNVPGGCRFEVTLPMAGV
- a CDS encoding response regulator transcription factor, whose protein sequence is MDDDPTVAEVVSGYLDRAGYLVDRAADGPAALTRAAEHRPDLVVLDLMLPGMDGLEVCRRLRAQGPVPVIMLTARGDEDDRILGLEVGADDYVTKPFSPRELVLRVESVLRRSRPVAAARPLCAAGLGIDPSARRATKNGAELALTLREFDLLAFFLRHPGRAYAREDLMREVWGWDFGDLSTVTVHVRRLRGKVEDDPARPRLIQTVWGVGYRFDDTAAAALPTAGPSHPVPGRTPEEEARS
- a CDS encoding glycosyltransferase family 2 protein, producing the protein MKPVTTFPVPDPDVDLVLPCLNEAGALPWVLSRIPPGWRALVVDNGSTDGSAELARALGATVVREERRGFGAACHAGLTAATADIVCFCDCDGSLDPALLLPFVAEVRAGESDLVLGRRRPRERGAWPAHARAGNIALARMLRRRTGLRLHDLGPLRAARREALLGLGLTDRRSGYPLQMVVRAADAGWRVAEHDVPYLARTGVSKVTGTWRGTWQAVRDMRRVLAEPPAPVAAPVPAPVQAPDGTPVQAPARTGVRTGVQVPAPAPSPAPSAASTLAPSRGGTVQ